One part of the Haliotis asinina isolate JCU_RB_2024 chromosome 2, JCU_Hal_asi_v2, whole genome shotgun sequence genome encodes these proteins:
- the LOC137274128 gene encoding post-GPI attachment to proteins factor 2-like isoform X1 — translation MGKPLEGTIEKVYLHIPILKFAVVTVSLPAFALLFCFVTAFLFRFDDVNDTQCNVTNFIPSISAVTGITPQSYLWRICVALHSTPRFAVAVIYYNMYKNLSNVVSKEYRGLFLKLIRLNYWLNFIENSTLVGVTYISNRDNYPIHEKLFVVFMTASLCYMLLNTIIFRWTRTSEKFSDDEEISYKLKKIMFALNFLSTMGLLYFFALHRLYCQPTAFSYFSLCEYIIGYTNMAYHISAYWDFKGMSFLAGTLGIQHTNGTVLNNNNNNSKKKR, via the exons ATGGGTAAACCGCTGGAAGGAACGATAGAAAAGGTTTATTTGCACATTCCAATCTTGAAATTTGCTGTGGTTACCGTCTCGCTGCCAGCGTTTGCCCTCCTTTTCTGTTTCGTGACAGCATTTCTGTTCCGCTTCGACGATGTCAACGACACACAGTGTAAT gTAACCAATTTCATCCCATCCATTAGTGCTGTGACAGGCATCACCCCCCAGAGTTACTTGTGGAGGATATGTGTTGCCCTCCACTCCACACCACGCTTTGCAGTGGCCGTTATAtactacaacatgtacaagAACCTCTCAAACGTTGTCAGTAAAGAGTACCGGGGACTGTTCCTCAAACTTATACGACTCAATTACTGGCTGAACTTTATAGAAAACTCAACACTTGTTGGGGTAACGTATATCTCCAACAGAGATAACTATC CCATTCATGAGAAGTTGTTTGTAGTGTTCATGACAGCTTCCTTGTGCTACATGCTCTTGAACACAATCATATTCAGGTGGACGAGGACCTCAGAGAAGTTTTCTGATGAT GAGGAAATCTCCTACAAGCTGAAGAAGATCATGTTTGCTCTGAACTTCCTTTCTACGATGGGCTTGCTGTACTTTTTCGCCCTTCATCGTCTGTATTGTCAGCCAACAG CCTTCAGCTACTTCTCACTGTGTGAATACATCATCGGCTACACCAACATGGCCTACCATATATCAGCATATTGGGACTTCAAGGGGATGTCTTTCCTGGCAGGCACACTGGGGATACAACATACCAATGGCACCGTCctgaacaataacaacaacaacagcaaaaagAAGAGATAG
- the LOC137274128 gene encoding post-GPI attachment to proteins factor 2-like isoform X2, translated as MGKPLEGTIEKVYLHIPILKFAVVTVSLPAFALLFCFVTAFLFRFDDVNDTQCNVTNFIPSISAVTGITPQSYLWRICVALHSTPRFAVAVIYYNMYKNLSNVVSKEYRGLFLKLIRLNYWLNFIENSTLVGVTYISNRDNYPIHEKLFVVFMTASLCYMLLNTIIFRWTRTSEKFSDDEEISYKLKKIMFALNFLSTMGLLYFFALHRLYCQPTDRIRSDGRLMYVILQLLLTV; from the exons ATGGGTAAACCGCTGGAAGGAACGATAGAAAAGGTTTATTTGCACATTCCAATCTTGAAATTTGCTGTGGTTACCGTCTCGCTGCCAGCGTTTGCCCTCCTTTTCTGTTTCGTGACAGCATTTCTGTTCCGCTTCGACGATGTCAACGACACACAGTGTAAT gTAACCAATTTCATCCCATCCATTAGTGCTGTGACAGGCATCACCCCCCAGAGTTACTTGTGGAGGATATGTGTTGCCCTCCACTCCACACCACGCTTTGCAGTGGCCGTTATAtactacaacatgtacaagAACCTCTCAAACGTTGTCAGTAAAGAGTACCGGGGACTGTTCCTCAAACTTATACGACTCAATTACTGGCTGAACTTTATAGAAAACTCAACACTTGTTGGGGTAACGTATATCTCCAACAGAGATAACTATC CCATTCATGAGAAGTTGTTTGTAGTGTTCATGACAGCTTCCTTGTGCTACATGCTCTTGAACACAATCATATTCAGGTGGACGAGGACCTCAGAGAAGTTTTCTGATGAT GAGGAAATCTCCTACAAGCTGAAGAAGATCATGTTTGCTCTGAACTTCCTTTCTACGATGGGCTTGCTGTACTTTTTCGCCCTTCATCGTCTGTATTGTCAGCCAACAG ACAGGATACGCAGTGATGGCAGACTTATGTATGTGAT CCTTCAGCTACTTCTCACTGTGTGA